Genomic window (Pseudomonas sp. L5B5):
CATGTACGCATGGGCTGCACCGAAGGCTTCGGCACGTTCTTCATCACCCCGCAGCTGAGCCACTTCCTCGACGCCTACCCGGCAATTTCGGTGGATATCCTGCCACTGCCGCACTTCATCAGCCTGTCCAAGCGCGAAGCCGATATCGTCATCGCCCTGGAGCGTCCGGAGCATGGCCCCTATGTGTGCTGCAAGTTGTGCGACTACCGCCTGCAGCTGTATGCGACCCAGGAATACCTCGACCGCCATCCGCCGATCCGCCGCGCCAGCGACCTGGGCGAGCATCAGTTCATCAGCTACGTGGACGACCTAGCCTTCAGCTCCGAGCTGCTGTACCTGGCCAACGTGGTCCCCGGGGCCAGCGCCAACCTGCGCAGCACCAGCGTGATCGCCCAGTACGTGGCCGCGCAGCAGGGCCGCTCGCTGGCGATCCTGCCATGTTTCCTGGCGGCCCAGGACCCACGGTTGCTGCCGGTGCTGCCCAAGGAAATCAACCTGACCCGGCAATTCTGGATGTACTGCCGCGAGGACTTGCGCAAGCTCAAGCGCATCACCCTGCTGTGGGATTACATCAGGGAAATGACCGAGCAGAACCAGCCTCTGTTGATGGGAGACAGCCGGAACATGTCGTTCAGCGCCCCCTAGATGGCCCTCTGGCACCCGCGGCCTGGAGAAACGGCCGTAGGACTACAGCCGCCATAGAGTGGATCGCCGGTCAGTCGGCGATCACCACGATCGATACGCGGCGGTTCTCGGTACGCCCGGCCGGGGTGCTGTTGGACGCCACCGGCTCGCTGCTGCCCAGGCCGCGCAGCTGGATGTTCTCCTCGCGCATGCCGACCTGGGTCAGGACCTTGACCACGCTCTTGGCACGGCGCACGGAGAGTTGCACGTTGTAGGGTTCCTTGCCCGAGGCATCGGTGTGGCCGTCGACCCTGACCTTCTGGATATCGACGCCGAGCAAGGCCTTGCCGATGCGCTGGACGATTGTGGTGCTGGCAGGGTTCAAGGTTTCCACATCGCTGCCAAACAGCACTTTGCCCGAGAGACCGAAGGCCCAGCCTTCATCCGTCAGTTCGAAGCCCTCCTGTTTCAGTACCGCGATCTGCTTGGGGGTCAGCCCCTTGGGCGGCACGCTCTGGCAACCACTCAAGGCCAGCACGGCCAGGAACACCAGGGTGCTGAAAAGTCGAACCGGATGTTGCATCGATGAGAACACGGAAATTAGCTCCTGTTTTTAACCTGAACGACGGAGGACTCCGCCCCCACTGTGTGTTGCCCGCCTCGCGCACCGCGCTTGGCCTGGTACATGGCCGCATCGGCGGCATTCAACAGGCTGCCCGGGGTAGCGCCATGCTCCGGGTACACGGCAATGCCGATGCTCAGCGACGTCAGGATCGACAGGCTGCCAGGCAACTGGATCGGCATCTCCATGCTGCTGATGATCTTGTCGGCGATGCGCTGGGCATCCTCGATCCGGTGCAACGGCGTCAGCAGCACCGCAAATTCGTCACCGCCCAGGCGCGCCACCAGGTCGTCCTCGCGCAGTTGCGCACGAATTCGCGTGGCCACCGCCACCAGCACCGCATCACCGGCAGCGTGACCGAAGTTGTCGTTGATCTCCTTGAAGCGATCGCTGTCCAGGAACAGCACCGCCATGCGCTCGTTGTGCTTGTTGGCACTGCGCAATGCGCGGATCAACCGGCCTTCGAAGAACGCCCGGTTGGGCAGGCCGGTGAGGCTGTCGTGGCTGGCCTGGTGGGCCAGGGTCTCGTTTTCGCTCTGCAAGTGGGTCTGCCAGACCTCCAGCTCATCGAGCAGGGCGTTGAAGTCATTGCCCAGGTTGTCCAGCTCGGCGATTTGCGCCGGCGGTACCCGCTGGTCGAAGGCTCGCTCGCGTCGGGCCGCATGGGCCACATCTGCCAGGCTGCGCAAGGGGCCGGTGATGCCCCGCAGTTGCCGGCGCGCCAGGTACAGGGCCGCCCAGGCGCTCAGGGCGATGCACAGCACGATGCCCACCAGTCCGCTGAAGAGAAAGCGCAACAGGTTGCCGCCATGGCCGGTAACGTTGACGGTGCCGATTTCCTGGCCCTGACGGAAGATCGGCAAGCTGATGGGCTTTTCCAGGAAGGCACTGGCGATGTGCATTTCCAGGTTGGCCAGCAGGCCGCTATCCGGGCGTTGCCAGCTGGCCAGCAACTGACCCTGGCTGTCGTACACCTTGGCGTCGGCCACCTCTTCGGTGGAGGCGATCAGGGCCAGGGAGTCGGCCGCCGCGCCACTGTCGTTGAACACTACCGCAGCTTCCACGGTATAGCTGATGGAGCGAGCGATCAGGTGCAGGTTGTGATCGGCATACACCCGCAGGGCCAGCACGCCAAGGCCGGTCAGGGACAGGCTGGCCATGCCGATCGCCAGCAGCGCGACGGCCAGGTGGCCACGACCGATGACCGACCGCAGCGTGGGACGGGAATTGGGCTTGAACAGTCTCATGGCACCGCCGGACGCCGACGGGAAAGCTGCAGCACGCTGGGATGGATCCTCACCCCACTGCGGGCCACGGAATCCAGGTTGACCTCGAACGACACCTGGCTATCGCTGACCCGCAGGCAGAACAGGCTGCCCACCGTGCAATGATCGCCGCCCTCGCTGATGCTCAATACCGGCTGGCCGGTCAATGAACTGAACAGGCGGGTGCGTTCCTCCGCAGGCAGCTTGCCGACATAGACCGAATCGCACTCGCTGGCGATCGACGGGTTACTGGACAACAGGCGACGCACCAGTACTGGGCGACCGGTAGCCTGGGTGGTGCCCTTGAGCAGGTCGTCGGTGTACTCGGTGGGGCCGACCACGCACAGGCGCAGCTGGGCCGGCTCTACCGGCCAGCGGGCGTAGCTGAGGATGCCCAGCACGACTTGCGTCACCGCCCTGGCCCGCTGCTCGGCCAGGCTGGCCGTGGCCGAGGGCTCTGGCTGAGCGATGGCCAACAGGCTGAACAGGCAGAGGACGGTCGACAGCACACACTGTCTCCACCCCAAAAAGCGCTCTGTCCTCAAGACAGCCACGTCCATGCAGGGAATCTCGTTGATTTTCACGGATATGATGCCGCAACGATAGCACAGCCCTGGAAAGTCCAGCGATATCGAAGCGATGCAACCATGCCTGGAACCGGGGGTTCAGTCCAGCTCCAGCATCAGCCCGCTCAGGCGCTTGACCTTGCGCCGCACCGCCTCCTCGAACACCCCGTGACGGGGCTCGATCAGGCTGAACCAGTCCTTGGCCCGGGTGATGCCGGTATAGATCAATTCCTTGGTCAGCACCGGATTCAAGGCATCGGGAAGGATCAGCGCGGTGTGGGCGAACTCCGATCCCTGGGACTTGTGTACCGTCATGGCAAAGACCGTCTCGATATCATTGAGACGGCTGGGCAATACCAGTCTCACCCCGCCCTGGCCGTCATTGCGCGGGAAGGCCACGCGCAGCACCTGGCGCCCCTCCTGCTCCGGCAGCCGCAGGGCAATGCCGATGTCGCCGTTCATCAGGCCCAGCCCGTAGTCGTTGCGGGTCATCAGCACCGGACGGCCTTCGTACCACTGCTGGTCGCTGTCGATCAGCCGGGCCTTGAACAGCGCCTGGGTGACCCGCTGGTTGAGGCTCTCCACGCCCCAGGGGCCCTTGCGCACCGCACACAGCAACTGAAAGCGGTCGAAGGCCTGCAGGACATTGCGCGCCCAGTCGGTCCAGCGCCGGTCATCCACGTCGGCATCGCCCGGCGGACGCTGGCTGCGCAACACATTCAGGTAATGGCGATAACCTTGCGGCCCTTCGCCGTGGCCTTCCAGCAGCAGCCGCTCCAGGGTCCGATCCTGTTCGCCCTTGAGGTTCAGGCTGTACAGGTCGGCGTGGCTGCGGGCCGCCAGCAGGCGCCGGGCTTCGTCGGCCTGCTGCTGGTTGACCCAGCGGGCCAGCTGGCCAATGCCACTGCCTTCGCCGAAGCGCCGGGAGTGGCGCAACATCACCACCTGCTGCGCCAGGGGATGCTGGTGCCCGGCATCCTCCTGCAGGCCACTGGCGGCAAGGTCTTCGCCGCTGACGGCCTCCAGCCAGGCCCGTGTCTGCGGGTCGTACCAGCCGGCCTCGGCGTCGCGGCACAAGTCGCCCAGCACGGCCCCGGCCTCCACCGACGCCAGCTGGTCCTTGTCTCCCAGCAGCACCAGCCGCGCATGGACCGGCAAGGCATCGAGCAGGTTGGCCATCATTTCCAGGTCGATCATCGAGGCTTCATCCACCACCAGCACATCCAGCGGCAGGCGATTGCCGGCATGGTGGCGAAAATGCCGAGTGCCGGGCCGGTTGCCCAGCAAGCGATGCACGGTGGTCACGTCGCTGGGGATCTTTTCCCGCACGTCGTCGGCCACCGACAACGACCGCACTTGCAGGCTGATGGACTCCGTCAACCGCGCCGCAGCCTTGCCGGTAGGCGCCGCCAGGCGGATGCGCAGCGGTTTGCGCGCCTCCACCGCCGGTCCCTGGAGCAGCGCCAGCAGACGCACCACAGTGGTGGTCTTGCCGGTACCGGGGCCGCCCGTGATGATGCTGAAGGCGCCGCGAGTGGCCAGGGCGCAGGCGAGCTTCTGCCAATCCACGGGGCCGCTGGCCCGAGCCGCACCGAACAATTCGTCGAGGCGCCGGGACAGATGCTCGGGGGTAGCCTCGGTTTGCTGCAGGCGCTGGCGCAGGGCGTTATCGATACGCCGCTCATAGGACCAATAGCGCCTCAGGTACAGGCGCTTGCCCGACAGTACCAGCGGTCGCTGCCGGGACGATTCGCCGTGATCCGCCGCCAGGGCCACCAAGCGGCTGCCGGCCAGGACCTTGCACCACTGGGCTCCCTCGAGGCTTGCCAGCACCTGGGAAGGCAACACCGGGGCACCGCCCTGTACATCGCCTTCCGGCGGCAGTGACAGGGCGAAGTCGGGCTCCTTGAGCGTCTCGAACACGTCCAGGCAGACATGCCCATGCCCCAACTGGTGGCTGGTCAGGGCCGCAGCCATCAGCACCAGCGGGTCGCTGTCCGGGTCCAGCTCATGGAGGAAACCGACGAAGGCCCTGTCCAGGGCACGCAACCAACCGCGGGCGACCCAGCCATCGAGCAACAGCAGCAAGTCTGCGGATCGGCGCAAGGGCGCCAGGTCCTGGGCTTGCGGGGTCGGTTCGTCCAGATCGGAAAACAGGTCCGGGGTCATAGCAGTACCCCCTGCTCCCAGGCCGGTTCAGCCTTGGGGGGAGCCTCGCGCCCCTGGAACATCAGGTCCAGGCGCTCGATCAACTGCCGTGGCGGCCGGGCGAAATACACACCCTGGCTGGCTGAGCGGGTCCCCCGCAGGAACAGGTACAGGGCGCCCCCCATGTGCCGATCGTAATCGTAGTCGGCCAGGCGAGCCTTCAATTGCCGGTGCAGGGCCAGCAGGTAGAGCACGTATTGCAGGTCGTAGCGGTTGTCGAGGATCGATTGTTCCATGGCCTGCTCGGTATAGGCGGCGTCATCGGCGCCCAGCCAGTTGGATTTGTAGTCGGCCACGTAGTAACGCCCGTGGTGCTCGAACGTCAGGTCGATGAAGCCCTTGAACATGCCGTTGAGCAATACCGGTTCGGCGGTCACTCGTGCCGCTCCCTGGTGGGTCTGCTGGCGCACCAGTTCGTCGAGCTTGAACACATCGACCTTGTGGCTGGCGAACCAGAACTCCATCTCCACCCGATACTGGCCCAGTTGGCCGAGCACCACCGGCGGCTGCCCTTCGCCGGCGTACATCGGCAACTGCAACAGATGCTGCAGCCAATCACTCAGGGTCGGAATCCAGCCTTGCCAGCCTCGTCGGTTGCAACGCCGGGCAACCGCATCGGTAATCGCTTCGGGAGAAACGTCGAAACCCTCCTCCCCGGCCCACTCCAGCAGACCATGGAGGAAGGTGCCGGGGTTGGGACCGCGGGGAAAGCGATGGATATCGCCGCTGCTGGCGAGCACCTCGCGAGGGGCCTCGGGGTCCAGCCGCTCATCATCGAACAGCTTCTGCGCCTGGGGGTCGTCAGGAGCCTGGCTGGCGCTACCCAGGGTGTCGCTGATGCGCAGGGCGCTGTAGGAGGCGATCCACCAATGCTCCGCTGCCCGACGCACGGGAACCAGCGGCTCCAGCAAACGGGCTTCGTTGCGCGGGGGATGGAAGCGCTGGGCATCGGCAGCAGGCAGCTCGCCCACGCCGATCGCGTCGCAACCTTGCTGCAAGTCCAGCAACCAGCGCTGCAGGCCGGCGGACTCGGCAAGCTGCGCCCCACCGCCCAACAGGTACCCCAGGGCCGAGAGATGCAGGATCGAGCTGCCCTGGTTGCCGCGCTTGAGGTCGGCAACGCCCAGCCAGCAGGCATGACGGGCGCGGGTCAGGGCCACGTAGAGCAGGCGCAGGTCCTCGGCCAGGCGCTCGTCGTCGGCCTGGGCGATCAGCTGCTCGGTGGGACGCAGGCTGACCTGGGGCTTGCCCGTGGCGTCGTGGTAATGCAGGGGCAAGCGACTGCCGTCCACCGGTTTGGTGGAGCAAATGAACGGCAGGAACACCAGGGGATACTCCAGGCCCTTGGACTTGTGGATGGTGACCACTTTCACCAGCTGCTCATCGCTTTCCAGGCGCAGGATCTGCTCCTCGCCCGCCTGTGCGGACAATGCCAGATGTTCGGACAGGTGACGGATCAGGGCCTGCTCGCCATCCAGTTCGGCGGCGTTCTGTTGCAGCAGCTCGCAGAGGTGCAGGAGGTTGGTCAGCACTCGCTCGCCATCGCTGCGGGCCATCAGCGCCTGGGGCAACTGGAAGTCGTGCAGCAGGCGCCGCAGCATCGGCAGCACGCCCTGGCTGCGCCAGATCGCACGGTAACCGCGAAACTGCATGACCCGCGCTTCCCAGGCCAGTTCGTCCTGGTTCAGGCGCTCCAGGTCCGCCAGCGGCAGGTTGAGGGTCAAGGATGCCAGGGCCGCCCGCAGCGGGCGCTCCACGTCCGGCTCGGCACAAGCCTTGAGCCAGACCAGCAAGTCGCGGGCTTCCTGGGCGGCAAACACCGAGTCCTTGTCCGAGAGGTACACGCTGCGCACGCCGCGGGCCGCCAGTTCGGTGCGAACGGCCTGGGCTTCCTTGCCGTCGCGCACCAGGATGGCGATGTCCGCTGGCAGCAGGCCTTCGAGCGCCTGCGGGCCACGGGCAAAACCGCTGCACCCTTGCTGGCCGCCATTGAGCAGGCCGACGATGGCGCTGGCACAAGCTGCGGCCTGGTACTGGCGATACTGGGCCCCGGACACCGGCTGCTCCGAAGGC
Coding sequences:
- a CDS encoding OmpA family protein, which produces MQHPVRLFSTLVFLAVLALSGCQSVPPKGLTPKQIAVLKQEGFELTDEGWAFGLSGKVLFGSDVETLNPASTTIVQRIGKALLGVDIQKVRVDGHTDASGKEPYNVQLSVRRAKSVVKVLTQVGMREENIQLRGLGSSEPVASNSTPAGRTENRRVSIVVIAD
- the recB gene encoding exodeoxyribonuclease V subunit beta is translated as MTGQTPLALAFPLRGSQLIEASAGTGKTFTISALYLRLVLGHGGEPAGFGRELLPPQILVVTFTDAATKELRERIRTRLAEAARFFREETPAPDSLIDQLREQYPAEQWAACANRLDIAAQWMDEAAVSTIHSWCQRMLREHAFDSGSLFTQTLETDHSDLLGQVLRDYWRLFCYPLQGDALNWVRSHWVGPAELLPRVRAMFGNERRGPLEQTPGELIDACLQERREALVQIKAPWRQWAGELREICLQGVASKSVDGRKMQARYFEPWFDKISAWAEDESLEQLDIGTGFSRLTPEGMGEAWKGVPPSHPGLDAMAGLKANLDALPSPDAAVLQHAAQWVGTRFEEEKRRRAEMGFDDMLLRLDTALQNEGGERLASLIREQFPVALIDEFQDTDPVQYRIFESIYRIEDNDPQTGLFLIGDPKQAIYAFRGADIYTYLRARQATSGRLHTLGTNFRSSQAMVGAVNHVFLQAEQREQGRGAFLFRQPNGDNPVPFLAVAAQDRKERLLVDGQPIPALNVWLLPSEQPVSGAQYRQYQAAACASAIVGLLNGGQQGCSGFARGPQALEGLLPADIAILVRDGKEAQAVRTELAARGVRSVYLSDKDSVFAAQEARDLLVWLKACAEPDVERPLRAALASLTLNLPLADLERLNQDELAWEARVMQFRGYRAIWRSQGVLPMLRRLLHDFQLPQALMARSDGERVLTNLLHLCELLQQNAAELDGEQALIRHLSEHLALSAQAGEEQILRLESDEQLVKVVTIHKSKGLEYPLVFLPFICSTKPVDGSRLPLHYHDATGKPQVSLRPTEQLIAQADDERLAEDLRLLYVALTRARHACWLGVADLKRGNQGSSILHLSALGYLLGGGAQLAESAGLQRWLLDLQQGCDAIGVGELPAADAQRFHPPRNEARLLEPLVPVRRAAEHWWIASYSALRISDTLGSASQAPDDPQAQKLFDDERLDPEAPREVLASSGDIHRFPRGPNPGTFLHGLLEWAGEEGFDVSPEAITDAVARRCNRRGWQGWIPTLSDWLQHLLQLPMYAGEGQPPVVLGQLGQYRVEMEFWFASHKVDVFKLDELVRQQTHQGAARVTAEPVLLNGMFKGFIDLTFEHHGRYYVADYKSNWLGADDAAYTEQAMEQSILDNRYDLQYVLYLLALHRQLKARLADYDYDRHMGGALYLFLRGTRSASQGVYFARPPRQLIERLDLMFQGREAPPKAEPAWEQGVLL
- the recD gene encoding exodeoxyribonuclease V subunit alpha; translation: MTPDLFSDLDEPTPQAQDLAPLRRSADLLLLLDGWVARGWLRALDRAFVGFLHELDPDSDPLVLMAAALTSHQLGHGHVCLDVFETLKEPDFALSLPPEGDVQGGAPVLPSQVLASLEGAQWCKVLAGSRLVALAADHGESSRQRPLVLSGKRLYLRRYWSYERRIDNALRQRLQQTEATPEHLSRRLDELFGAARASGPVDWQKLACALATRGAFSIITGGPGTGKTTTVVRLLALLQGPAVEARKPLRIRLAAPTGKAAARLTESISLQVRSLSVADDVREKIPSDVTTVHRLLGNRPGTRHFRHHAGNRLPLDVLVVDEASMIDLEMMANLLDALPVHARLVLLGDKDQLASVEAGAVLGDLCRDAEAGWYDPQTRAWLEAVSGEDLAASGLQEDAGHQHPLAQQVVMLRHSRRFGEGSGIGQLARWVNQQQADEARRLLAARSHADLYSLNLKGEQDRTLERLLLEGHGEGPQGYRHYLNVLRSQRPPGDADVDDRRWTDWARNVLQAFDRFQLLCAVRKGPWGVESLNQRVTQALFKARLIDSDQQWYEGRPVLMTRNDYGLGLMNGDIGIALRLPEQEGRQVLRVAFPRNDGQGGVRLVLPSRLNDIETVFAMTVHKSQGSEFAHTALILPDALNPVLTKELIYTGITRAKDWFSLIEPRHGVFEEAVRRKVKRLSGLMLELD
- a CDS encoding LysR family transcriptional regulator; amino-acid sequence: MQKNITSLSTLNWDDLKFFLEVARTRKASSAAKRLAVDYTTVSRRIGSLETALGTLLFEKSRTNGFVLTAEGQRLLGYAESIESTLHMACEQVSGSGVALSGHVRMGCTEGFGTFFITPQLSHFLDAYPAISVDILPLPHFISLSKREADIVIALERPEHGPYVCCKLCDYRLQLYATQEYLDRHPPIRRASDLGEHQFISYVDDLAFSSELLYLANVVPGASANLRSTSVIAQYVAAQQGRSLAILPCFLAAQDPRLLPVLPKEINLTRQFWMYCREDLRKLKRITLLWDYIREMTEQNQPLLMGDSRNMSFSAP
- a CDS encoding diguanylate cyclase domain-containing protein, whose product is MRLFKPNSRPTLRSVIGRGHLAVALLAIGMASLSLTGLGVLALRVYADHNLHLIARSISYTVEAAVVFNDSGAAADSLALIASTEEVADAKVYDSQGQLLASWQRPDSGLLANLEMHIASAFLEKPISLPIFRQGQEIGTVNVTGHGGNLLRFLFSGLVGIVLCIALSAWAALYLARRQLRGITGPLRSLADVAHAARRERAFDQRVPPAQIAELDNLGNDFNALLDELEVWQTHLQSENETLAHQASHDSLTGLPNRAFFEGRLIRALRSANKHNERMAVLFLDSDRFKEINDNFGHAAGDAVLVAVATRIRAQLREDDLVARLGGDEFAVLLTPLHRIEDAQRIADKIISSMEMPIQLPGSLSILTSLSIGIAVYPEHGATPGSLLNAADAAMYQAKRGARGGQHTVGAESSVVQVKNRS
- a CDS encoding YfiR family protein; the protein is MDVAVLRTERFLGWRQCVLSTVLCLFSLLAIAQPEPSATASLAEQRARAVTQVVLGILSYARWPVEPAQLRLCVVGPTEYTDDLLKGTTQATGRPVLVRRLLSSNPSIASECDSVYVGKLPAEERTRLFSSLTGQPVLSISEGGDHCTVGSLFCLRVSDSQVSFEVNLDSVARSGVRIHPSVLQLSRRRPAVP